One genomic segment of Bacteroides caccae includes these proteins:
- a CDS encoding ribonuclease HII yields MLLPYLNENLIEAGCDEAGRGCLAGSVYAAAVILPKDFKNELLNDSKQLTEKQRYALREVIEREAIAWAVGIVSPEEIDEINILRASFLAMHRAVDQLSTRPEHLLIDGNRFNKYPGIPHTTVIKGDGKYLSIAAASILAKTYRDDYMNRLHEEYPYYDWNRNKGYPTKKHRAAIAEHGTTPYHRMTFNLLGGEQLSLDF; encoded by the coding sequence ATGCTATTACCTTATTTAAATGAGAATCTGATAGAAGCAGGATGCGATGAGGCAGGCCGCGGCTGTTTGGCGGGTTCTGTCTATGCTGCTGCCGTCATTCTTCCGAAAGATTTTAAGAATGAGTTACTGAATGACTCCAAGCAACTGACGGAGAAACAACGTTATGCCCTGCGTGAGGTAATAGAACGTGAAGCGATAGCATGGGCGGTGGGTATCGTTTCACCCGAAGAGATAGATGAGATAAATATCCTGCGTGCTTCTTTCCTGGCCATGCATCGTGCTGTCGATCAACTGTCCACCCGTCCCGAACACCTGCTCATTGACGGAAACCGGTTCAATAAATATCCCGGTATCCCGCATACCACGGTAATCAAAGGCGACGGAAAATACCTTTCGATAGCTGCTGCATCTATTCTGGCCAAAACGTATCGTGATGATTATATGAACCGTCTCCACGAAGAGTATCCCTATTATGACTGGAACCGTAATAAAGGGTATCCTACCAAAAAACACCGTGCCGCCATTGCCGAACATGGAACAACTCCTTATCATCGGATGACGTTCAATTTGTTGGGAGGTGAACAACTTTCTTTGGACTTTTAA
- a CDS encoding alkaline phosphatase has translation MRKVLLFVCLLMAGMTVNVNAAKQKAKHVILIGMDGWGAYSVSKADIPAIKSLMTNGCYTLHSRSVLPSSSAINWASMFMGVGTELHGYTTWGSKTPEIPSREVNERGIAPTIFSVLREQRPKAEIGCLYEWPGIKYLVDTLAMSYQYQTPGYAKAPTALCEAAEKYIIEKKPELLAICFEEPDHTGHTKGHDTPAYYQMLKELDGYVERILQAIKKAGIWDDTIIIMTADHGGIKTGHGGKTLREMEIPFIISGKNVRKGMEIKESMMQYDTAAMIAYILGLKQPQSWIGRPVKTVFK, from the coding sequence ATGAGAAAAGTCTTACTATTCGTGTGCCTGTTAATGGCAGGAATGACAGTCAACGTAAACGCTGCAAAACAAAAAGCCAAGCACGTCATCTTAATCGGTATGGACGGTTGGGGGGCTTACAGTGTCTCTAAAGCGGATATCCCGGCTATCAAAAGTCTGATGACCAACGGATGTTACACACTTCATAGCCGGAGCGTACTCCCTTCTTCGAGTGCTATCAACTGGGCTTCCATGTTTATGGGAGTGGGAACAGAGTTACACGGATACACCACCTGGGGCTCGAAAACTCCGGAGATCCCTTCACGTGAGGTCAACGAACGGGGGATCGCTCCTACCATTTTTTCTGTCTTGCGCGAACAGCGTCCTAAAGCCGAAATCGGTTGTTTGTATGAATGGCCCGGAATCAAATACCTGGTAGATACGTTAGCCATGAGTTACCAATATCAGACTCCGGGATACGCCAAAGCTCCCACTGCCTTATGCGAAGCAGCCGAGAAGTATATTATTGAAAAGAAACCGGAACTGCTAGCTATCTGCTTCGAAGAACCCGACCACACCGGACATACCAAAGGGCATGACACTCCGGCCTACTATCAGATGTTGAAAGAACTGGATGGATATGTGGAACGTATCCTGCAAGCTATTAAAAAAGCCGGTATATGGGATGACACCATTATTATTATGACGGCCGACCACGGTGGTATCAAAACCGGGCATGGCGGCAAGACACTGAGGGAAATGGAGATTCCATTTATTATTTCCGGCAAGAATGTCCGCAAAGGCATGGAAATCAAAGAAAGTATGATGCAATATGACACTGCGGCAATGATTGCCTATATACTAGGGCTGAAGCAGCCTCAATCTTGGATTGGACGTCCGGTAAAGACGGTTTTCAAATAA
- a CDS encoding FecR family protein, whose amino-acid sequence MMKEEKGNIEQMSERLFHYLRKRESSASQEAEDEVWSKISEQIDKKKHIPVYRWLIPVTAVAAASLLFVFWLNNQAYDTIHSADVQKFVSAANTPEKHIELITATGTKIKVDEKATVAYAQDGSLLIDEKKIAPRQSTGEGEEEHPMNQIIVPMGKHIKLQLSDGSQLDINSGTKVVYPQKFKKEYREIFVEGEIFIDVTHKESNIPFIVKTSLFTVNVLGTAFNVKAYKEDTKAEVVLVRGKVEVKDKKEQNYTLMPNELIALNEGTYTDKKKVNALDYISWIDGILTLNNQALSIVLEQLHRYYGKEIIYDTGIETMPMHGKLDLNEGLQKVLSTIAITAPVTIEEKNNIYYVHMRKEN is encoded by the coding sequence ATGATGAAAGAAGAAAAAGGAAATATTGAACAAATGAGCGAACGGTTGTTCCACTACCTTCGAAAGAGAGAAAGTTCCGCTTCCCAAGAAGCAGAAGACGAGGTATGGAGCAAAATCAGTGAGCAAATAGACAAGAAGAAGCATATTCCCGTCTATCGCTGGCTTATACCGGTGACAGCTGTTGCTGCTGCTTCTCTCCTGTTTGTATTCTGGCTGAATAATCAAGCTTATGATACGATTCATTCGGCAGATGTTCAAAAGTTTGTATCTGCTGCAAATACTCCGGAGAAACATATTGAGCTGATTACGGCTACCGGAACGAAGATAAAAGTAGATGAAAAAGCTACCGTGGCTTATGCACAAGACGGTTCTTTATTAATCGACGAGAAGAAAATCGCGCCCCGACAGAGTACCGGGGAAGGAGAAGAAGAACATCCCATGAACCAGATTATTGTACCAATGGGGAAACATATCAAATTACAATTGTCTGATGGCTCTCAACTGGATATTAATTCCGGAACGAAGGTTGTTTATCCCCAAAAGTTCAAAAAGGAATATCGGGAAATATTCGTCGAAGGAGAAATATTCATAGATGTGACTCATAAGGAAAGTAACATCCCCTTTATAGTAAAGACATCACTCTTTACTGTAAATGTGCTGGGTACTGCCTTCAACGTAAAAGCTTATAAAGAAGATACTAAAGCCGAAGTCGTATTAGTACGGGGAAAGGTGGAGGTAAAAGACAAAAAGGAACAGAATTATACGCTGATGCCTAATGAGCTGATTGCTCTGAATGAAGGAACATATACTGACAAGAAAAAAGTCAATGCGCTCGATTATATCAGCTGGATTGACGGCATTCTGACATTGAATAATCAGGCACTAAGTATAGTATTAGAGCAGTTACACCGCTATTACGGAAAAGAAATTATTTATGATACAGGTATAGAAACAATGCCGATGCACGGGAAACTTGATTTGAATGAAGGGTTACAGAAAGTATTGTCAACTATTGCCATAACGGCACCTGTTACCATAGAAGAAAAGAATAATATATATTATGTCCACATGAGAAAAGAAAACTAA
- a CDS encoding alpha-galactosidase: protein MKKLFLLLMALFTLAQVKAQEKSVIQISTDNTDLILQVAPNGRLYQAYLGDKLLNEQDIKHFSPYVKGGSDGSVSTRGWEVYPGSGAEDYFEPAVAITHSDGNPSTILRYVSSEQKAVTGGTETIINLKDDQYPVEVTLHYIAYPKENVIKTWSEIKHNEKKPVTLWRYASTMLYFSDSKYFLTEFSGDWAKEAQMSSQQLQFGKKVIDTKLGSRAAMHTHPFFELGFGQSAQETQGRVMLGTIGWTGNFQFTFEVDNVGNLRVIPAINPYASDYELKANEVFTTPEFMFTFSNNGTGEASRNLHAWARNYQLKDGQGDRLSLLNNWENTYFKFDEQLLSELMKEAKHLGVDMFLLDDGWFGNKHPRNSDNAGLGDWEAMKSKLPGGIPALVKSAKEAGVKFGIWIEPEMVNPKSELFEKHPDWAITLPNRKTYYYRNQLVLDLSNPKVQDFVFGVVDNILTENPEVAYFKWDCNSPITNVYSPYLKNKQGQLYIDHVRGIYNVLKRVKEKYPNTPMMLCSGGGARCDYEALKYFTEFWCSDNTDPIERLFIQWGFSQIFPSKAMSAHVTSWNKKTSVKFRTDVASMCKLGFDLGLKELNADELTYCQNAVANWTRLKKVILDGDQYRLVSPYDGNHMSVMYTAPDKNKAVLYTYDIHPRYAEKLLPVKLQGLDPSKRYKVKEINLMPNKKSNLGANEKTYSGDYLMKIGINAFTTNQAFSRVIELTAE from the coding sequence ATGAAGAAACTATTTCTACTACTAATGGCTTTGTTTACCTTGGCACAAGTGAAAGCCCAGGAAAAGAGTGTTATCCAAATCTCAACGGACAACACAGACCTAATCCTTCAAGTAGCCCCTAACGGCCGACTTTATCAGGCTTATCTGGGTGACAAACTACTAAATGAGCAAGATATCAAGCACTTTTCGCCTTATGTAAAAGGTGGCAGTGACGGCAGTGTTTCTACACGCGGCTGGGAAGTCTATCCGGGTTCCGGTGCCGAAGACTATTTCGAACCGGCTGTGGCTATCACTCACAGCGACGGAAATCCAAGTACGATTCTCCGCTATGTATCTTCCGAGCAGAAGGCCGTGACAGGGGGAACAGAGACAATTATCAACCTCAAAGACGACCAATATCCGGTAGAGGTAACTCTGCACTACATCGCTTATCCGAAAGAAAACGTCATCAAGACATGGAGCGAAATCAAGCACAACGAGAAGAAACCCGTCACCCTGTGGCGCTATGCTTCCACAATGCTTTATTTCTCCGACTCCAAGTATTTCCTAACCGAGTTCAGCGGCGACTGGGCCAAAGAAGCTCAAATGAGCAGCCAGCAGTTACAGTTCGGAAAGAAAGTAATCGACACCAAGTTGGGCAGCCGTGCCGCCATGCATACACATCCGTTCTTCGAACTGGGATTCGGACAATCGGCACAGGAAACACAAGGCCGCGTGATGCTGGGTACGATCGGCTGGACCGGTAACTTCCAGTTTACATTCGAAGTAGACAACGTTGGTAACCTGCGCGTAATCCCTGCCATCAACCCTTATGCATCTGATTATGAATTGAAAGCGAACGAAGTATTCACGACTCCCGAATTTATGTTCACTTTCAGCAATAACGGAACGGGCGAGGCCAGCCGTAACCTTCACGCCTGGGCTCGCAACTATCAGCTGAAAGACGGACAAGGTGACCGCCTCTCCCTACTGAACAACTGGGAAAACACTTACTTCAAATTCGACGAACAACTCCTTTCCGAACTAATGAAAGAGGCCAAACATCTTGGGGTAGATATGTTCCTGCTCGATGACGGCTGGTTTGGCAACAAGCATCCGCGCAACAGCGACAATGCCGGACTAGGCGATTGGGAAGCAATGAAATCCAAACTGCCCGGCGGTATCCCTGCTCTTGTGAAATCCGCTAAAGAAGCCGGAGTGAAGTTCGGCATCTGGATTGAGCCGGAAATGGTCAACCCGAAAAGCGAACTCTTTGAAAAGCACCCCGACTGGGCTATCACCCTGCCGAACCGCAAGACTTATTACTATCGTAACCAACTGGTTCTCGACCTCAGCAACCCGAAAGTGCAGGACTTTGTGTTCGGCGTAGTCGACAACATCCTGACTGAGAATCCGGAAGTTGCCTATTTCAAGTGGGACTGCAACTCACCGATCACCAACGTCTATTCTCCCTACCTGAAAAACAAACAGGGACAACTTTATATCGACCATGTACGCGGCATATACAATGTACTCAAACGTGTGAAAGAGAAATATCCCAATACACCGATGATGCTCTGCTCCGGTGGCGGCGCACGTTGCGACTACGAGGCCCTGAAATATTTCACAGAATTCTGGTGCAGTGACAATACCGACCCGATAGAACGTCTGTTTATCCAATGGGGATTCTCACAAATCTTCCCTTCCAAAGCGATGTCTGCACACGTGACTAGCTGGAACAAGAAGACAAGCGTGAAATTCCGTACCGATGTAGCCAGTATGTGCAAACTGGGCTTCGACCTCGGACTGAAAGAGTTGAATGCGGACGAACTGACTTACTGCCAGAATGCAGTTGCCAACTGGACACGTCTGAAGAAAGTGATTCTGGACGGCGACCAATACAGACTGGTCTCTCCTTATGACGGCAACCACATGTCCGTGATGTACACCGCACCGGATAAGAACAAAGCTGTGCTTTATACTTATGACATTCATCCGCGCTATGCTGAGAAACTGCTTCCGGTGAAACTTCAGGGATTGGATCCGAGTAAGAGGTATAAGGTGAAAGAAATCAACCTGATGCCGAATAAGAAGTCGAATCTGGGCGCTAACGAGAAAACTTATTCCGGCGACTATCTGATGAAAATAGGTATCAACGCCTTCACAACCAATCAGGCTTTCAGCCGTGTGATTGAGCTGACTGCGGAATAA
- a CDS encoding sodium-translocating pyrophosphatase, whose protein sequence is MDSILFWLVPVASVLALCFAYYFHKQMMKESEGTPQMIKIAAAVRKGAMSYLKQQYKIVGWVFLGLVILFSIMAYGFHVQNAWVPIAFLTGGFFSGLSGFLGMKTATYASARTANAARGSLNAGLRIAFRSGAVMGLVVVGLGLLDISFWYLLLNEVIPADALTPTHKLCVITTTMLTFGMGASTQALFARVGGGIYTKAADVGADLVGKVEAGIPEDDPRNPATIADNVGDNVGDVAGMGADLYESYCGSILATAALGAAAFIHSSDTAMQFKAVIAPMLIAAVGIILSIIGIFAVRTKENAKMKDLLGSLAFGTNLSSVLIVVATFFILWLLQLQNWVWISCAVVVGLLVGIVIGRSTEYYTSQSYRPTQKLSESGKTGPATVIISGIGLGMLSTAIPVIAVVVGIIASYLLAAAGDFANIGMGLYGIGIAAVGMLSTLGITLATDAYGPIADNAGGNAEMSGLGEEVRKRTDALDSLGNTTAATGKGFAIGSAALTGLALLASYIEEIRIGLTRLGNMDLTFSDGNTISVANATFIDFMNYYEVNLMNPKVLSGMFLGSMMAFLFCGLTMNAVGRAAGHMVDEVRRQFREIKGILTGEAEPDYERCVEISTKGAQREMVVPSLIAIIAPIFTGLVFGVPGVLGLLIGGLSSGFVLAIFMANAGGAWDNAKKYVEEGNFGGKGSEVHKATVVGDTVGDPFKDTSGPSLNILIKLMSMVAIVMAGLTVAWSLF, encoded by the coding sequence ATGGATAGCATTCTTTTCTGGCTGGTTCCGGTCGCTTCCGTGTTAGCCCTCTGCTTTGCTTATTACTTCCATAAGCAAATGATGAAGGAGAGTGAAGGTACTCCCCAAATGATAAAAATTGCCGCTGCTGTGCGCAAAGGCGCTATGTCTTACCTGAAACAGCAATACAAGATTGTAGGCTGGGTGTTTCTGGGGCTGGTCATTTTGTTTTCAATCATGGCCTACGGTTTCCACGTTCAGAATGCTTGGGTGCCTATCGCTTTCCTGACGGGTGGTTTCTTTTCCGGCCTTTCCGGTTTTCTGGGGATGAAAACGGCAACTTATGCATCAGCCCGTACAGCCAATGCGGCACGCGGTTCGCTGAATGCCGGATTGAGGATTGCCTTTCGGAGCGGTGCGGTAATGGGACTTGTCGTAGTCGGTCTCGGCCTGCTCGACATTTCTTTCTGGTATTTGTTGCTGAACGAAGTGATTCCTGCTGACGCACTGACACCGACTCATAAACTCTGTGTAATCACTACCACCATGCTTACTTTCGGTATGGGGGCCTCCACTCAGGCACTCTTCGCCCGTGTCGGCGGTGGTATCTATACGAAAGCTGCCGATGTGGGGGCCGACCTTGTAGGTAAGGTAGAGGCCGGAATCCCCGAAGACGACCCGCGCAACCCTGCCACTATTGCCGATAACGTAGGTGACAACGTGGGTGACGTGGCCGGCATGGGAGCCGACTTGTACGAATCTTATTGCGGTTCGATCCTGGCAACTGCCGCGCTTGGTGCTGCCGCCTTTATTCATTCTTCGGACACGGCTATGCAGTTCAAAGCGGTTATTGCTCCGATGTTGATTGCGGCTGTCGGGATTATCCTTTCTATTATAGGTATCTTCGCCGTCCGTACCAAAGAGAATGCGAAGATGAAAGATCTGCTTGGTTCGCTGGCGTTCGGTACAAACCTCAGTTCTGTACTTATCGTCGTTGCTACTTTCTTTATCCTGTGGCTTTTGCAGTTGCAGAACTGGGTTTGGATCTCCTGTGCGGTGGTCGTCGGCCTGCTTGTCGGCATTGTGATAGGCCGTTCTACTGAATATTATACTTCTCAATCCTATCGTCCTACTCAGAAGTTGAGTGAAAGCGGGAAGACGGGACCTGCTACGGTCATCATTTCCGGCATCGGTCTGGGAATGCTTTCTACGGCTATCCCCGTTATTGCAGTTGTGGTGGGTATCATTGCTTCTTATCTACTGGCTGCTGCCGGCGATTTTGCCAATATCGGTATGGGGTTGTACGGAATCGGCATTGCTGCCGTCGGTATGCTTTCTACGCTGGGAATCACTTTGGCAACGGACGCTTACGGCCCGATTGCGGATAACGCAGGCGGAAACGCGGAAATGTCCGGTTTGGGTGAAGAAGTCCGCAAACGTACCGATGCGCTCGATTCTCTCGGAAACACGACTGCCGCAACCGGAAAAGGTTTTGCGATTGGTTCTGCTGCCTTGACGGGATTGGCTTTGCTCGCTTCTTATATTGAAGAAATACGTATCGGACTGACTCGTCTCGGCAATATGGATCTGACTTTCTCGGACGGAAATACAATCAGTGTGGCAAATGCTACTTTCATTGACTTCATGAACTATTATGAAGTGAACCTGATGAATCCGAAGGTACTTTCGGGGATGTTCCTCGGCTCTATGATGGCTTTCCTGTTCTGCGGGCTGACCATGAATGCCGTGGGACGTGCGGCAGGACACATGGTGGACGAAGTGCGCCGTCAGTTCCGTGAAATAAAAGGTATCCTGACGGGAGAAGCCGAACCGGACTACGAACGTTGTGTGGAAATCTCTACGAAGGGGGCACAGCGCGAAATGGTGGTTCCTTCATTGATTGCTATCATTGCCCCTATCTTTACGGGACTTGTCTTCGGTGTTCCCGGTGTGCTTGGTTTGTTGATCGGTGGTTTGAGCAGCGGTTTCGTGCTCGCTATCTTTATGGCAAATGCCGGTGGTGCCTGGGATAATGCAAAGAAATATGTGGAAGAAGGCAATTTCGGAGGAAAAGGAAGTGAGGTTCATAAGGCAACGGTGGTGGGCGATACGGTGGGCGACCCGTTTAAAGATACCTCCGGTCCGAGCTTGAATATATTGATAAAGCTTATGAGCATGGTAGCCATTGTAATGGCAGGACTTACGGTTGCCTGGAGTCTGTTCTAA
- a CDS encoding RNA polymerase sigma factor: MKESKMHYQTKEDAELWVLLIKGDKLALEIMYRRYFPHLLNYGHTISTNEELIKDCIQDLFVNVFNNSKFRPIDHVKSYLYTALRNNLVYKMSSMKETYQLENAEFEIPLTDDELEGLFAHDDTYLERSKLLKEAYRKLSANQRHAVYLYYIKELTWEEVAEILGITVHSSMNLIGRAIVKLRRLFENK; the protein is encoded by the coding sequence ATGAAGGAGAGTAAAATGCATTATCAAACTAAAGAGGATGCGGAATTATGGGTTCTGCTAATCAAAGGAGACAAGCTGGCTTTAGAAATAATGTACCGGCGTTACTTTCCGCACCTGTTGAATTATGGACATACAATCTCCACAAACGAAGAATTAATAAAAGATTGTATTCAGGATCTCTTTGTCAACGTATTCAACAACTCTAAATTCCGCCCCATAGACCATGTCAAATCTTACTTATATACAGCCCTTAGAAACAATCTCGTATATAAGATGTCCTCGATGAAAGAGACGTACCAGTTAGAAAATGCAGAGTTTGAGATTCCATTGACAGATGATGAACTGGAAGGACTCTTTGCACACGACGATACTTATCTGGAAAGAAGCAAATTGCTAAAGGAGGCCTACCGGAAATTATCCGCCAATCAGCGTCATGCCGTTTATTTGTACTATATCAAAGAACTTACATGGGAGGAAGTTGCCGAAATATTAGGTATTACAGTGCACTCATCCATGAACCTGATAGGGAGAGCTATTGTCAAATTACGACGTTTATTTGAAAATAAATAA
- a CDS encoding M60 family metallopeptidase yields MKNSGYCLSLICLFISLCLYGCKDNAEESITEIFEIATEDLIQNFSKDAANVSISITTNLNVDNWEAKVTDKWLRATQFKNSLKISVDANIGSNRRTANVKVSSATKHYTITVTQYSASDIVIEEDIQVKPYAGKASEEETDPDRSIEHSFDDKFIADGGVPYHSKWGQSADFPVILEYYFEGNTDIDYFIYHTNSGNGTFGKFNVYTQTKENTEYVHQGSYDFNMRNSPSIASLKTPVKATKVKFEVHSGKNGHVSCDEMQFFKKNKKNTLEEQLLTVFTDITCSEIKPDVTQEQIEALPEFFIQTASALKDDSYNKWEKEFRIREYCPYSSADEWADKLMTRKYGDLDNPTGIYVNEGDEVVVLVGDTHGQSISIQNIGEETSKGYAQTSVNGDIYPLKEGVNKLTAKQTGMLFVMYNTNIQNPDAQPIKIHIPLGGGKVCGFFSLKEHQTNEKYKELIDKADYKYFCVIGNAIILYFHHKQLKAAVPYDILSSIELWDNMIQWQQELMGIEDVYPKQMNNHIFAISPEGGYMWASEGRIGFVYTVLGDILRKSYLMASRNSWGPAHEIGHVHQGAINWASTTESSNNLFSNYTIYKFGQNCSRGTELAVPEYAANVKKATLVFRRCVENKAWCDFGTDYQGEDPEMHARMNWQLWNYYHRCGYNPQFFPTLFKLMRENRVSTQDPGENQMMYARMACRAANENLTDFFERWGFFVPISMKVNQYGTYNYIVTDAMIKETKEFMKQFPAPKHAFYYLEDRKKGDPGLDTTPPDVGYFTQFAEDMKITKQITYTISGHQVNVQNGEQAVAFEIKENDNLKYFGTSFQFEIPNTISPDRVKLYAVQADGVRIEMTRK; encoded by the coding sequence ATGAAAAACTCCGGATATTGTTTAAGCCTCATCTGCCTCTTTATATCGTTGTGTCTATACGGATGTAAAGATAACGCGGAAGAAAGTATAACGGAAATCTTTGAAATCGCGACAGAGGATCTGATACAGAACTTCAGTAAAGATGCAGCAAACGTCAGCATCTCTATCACCACAAACTTAAACGTAGATAATTGGGAAGCGAAGGTTACTGATAAATGGCTCAGGGCCACACAATTCAAAAACAGTCTGAAAATATCAGTAGACGCCAATATCGGTTCGAACAGACGTACCGCCAACGTTAAAGTATCCTCTGCAACTAAACATTATACCATTACAGTCACCCAATATTCCGCCAGTGACATTGTAATTGAAGAAGATATACAGGTAAAACCCTATGCCGGTAAGGCGAGCGAAGAGGAAACGGACCCGGACCGGAGCATCGAGCATTCCTTTGATGATAAATTTATTGCCGACGGCGGAGTACCTTACCACAGTAAATGGGGACAATCGGCCGATTTCCCGGTTATCCTGGAATACTATTTCGAGGGTAATACGGATATTGATTATTTCATCTATCACACTAATTCAGGAAACGGCACATTCGGGAAATTTAACGTATATACGCAGACGAAAGAAAACACGGAATACGTGCATCAGGGAAGCTATGACTTCAATATGCGCAACTCTCCCTCCATTGCCTCACTCAAAACTCCGGTAAAAGCCACCAAAGTAAAGTTTGAGGTTCATAGCGGGAAAAACGGACATGTCAGTTGTGATGAAATGCAGTTCTTCAAAAAGAACAAGAAAAACACTCTCGAAGAACAGTTGCTGACTGTCTTTACAGATATTACCTGTTCCGAAATAAAACCTGATGTCACGCAAGAGCAGATAGAAGCATTACCCGAATTCTTCATACAAACGGCATCGGCTTTAAAAGACGATAGTTATAATAAATGGGAAAAGGAATTCCGGATACGGGAATATTGTCCTTACAGCTCCGCCGACGAATGGGCGGATAAGCTGATGACGAGGAAATACGGAGATCTCGACAATCCTACAGGAATCTATGTGAACGAAGGAGATGAGGTAGTCGTACTGGTAGGAGACACTCACGGGCAAAGTATTTCAATCCAGAATATCGGGGAAGAAACAAGCAAAGGTTATGCACAAACTTCTGTCAACGGTGATATCTATCCCCTGAAGGAAGGAGTCAACAAACTGACAGCCAAGCAAACAGGTATGTTGTTTGTAATGTACAATACGAACATACAAAACCCCGATGCACAACCGATTAAAATCCATATCCCGTTAGGCGGAGGCAAAGTATGCGGATTCTTTTCCTTAAAAGAGCATCAGACCAATGAGAAATACAAGGAGTTAATAGACAAAGCCGACTATAAATATTTCTGTGTCATCGGCAACGCCATCATCCTCTATTTTCATCATAAGCAACTGAAAGCAGCAGTGCCGTATGATATCCTGTCGTCTATCGAACTTTGGGACAATATGATCCAATGGCAACAAGAATTGATGGGTATTGAAGACGTATACCCCAAACAAATGAATAATCATATTTTTGCCATATCTCCCGAAGGCGGATATATGTGGGCTTCGGAAGGCAGGATAGGATTTGTATATACCGTTCTGGGGGATATCCTGCGCAAATCTTATCTTATGGCCTCCAGAAATTCCTGGGGACCGGCACACGAGATCGGTCATGTACACCAAGGTGCCATTAACTGGGCCAGCACAACAGAGTCCTCCAACAATTTATTCTCCAATTACACGATTTATAAGTTCGGTCAGAACTGCTCCCGAGGGACAGAACTGGCTGTACCGGAATATGCGGCTAACGTCAAGAAAGCCACATTGGTATTCAGAAGATGTGTAGAAAATAAAGCCTGGTGCGACTTTGGAACCGACTATCAGGGAGAGGACCCGGAAATGCATGCACGCATGAACTGGCAATTATGGAATTACTATCATCGCTGCGGATATAATCCCCAATTCTTCCCTACTCTTTTCAAATTGATGCGCGAAAACCGTGTATCAACCCAAGACCCGGGAGAAAATCAAATGATGTATGCCAGAATGGCTTGCCGGGCTGCTAACGAGAACCTGACAGATTTCTTTGAAAGGTGGGGGTTCTTTGTCCCGATCTCTATGAAGGTCAACCAATACGGTACGTACAATTACATTGTCACGGACGCCATGATTAAGGAAACGAAAGAATTTATGAAGCAGTTTCCGGCTCCCAAACACGCTTTCTACTATCTGGAAGACAGAAAGAAAGGTGACCCCGGACTCGATACGACTCCACCGGATGTCGGTTACTTCACTCAATTTGCAGAGGACATGAAAATCACCAAGCAAATTACTTATACTATATCCGGACATCAGGTGAATGTTCAAAACGGAGAACAGGCAGTAGCTTTTGAAATAAAAGAGAATGATAACCTGAAATATTTCGGTACTTCTTTCCAGTTTGAAATTCCCAATACTATTTCACCGGATCGTGTCAAATTATACGCTGTACAAGCGGACGGTGTACGAATCGAAATGACTCGTAAATAA